A section of the Chloroflexota bacterium genome encodes:
- a CDS encoding ABC transporter ATP-binding protein, translating to MMGGGGWWQYLHQDEHAKGAAIDRSVLRRVAGYARPYQGRIALMLLTILAITGLTLVPPLLMRALIDEALPNRDFWQLNLLAAGMVLVPLLNGLVSVLQRWVSSQIGEGIIFDLRCAVFAHLQRQSLRFFTQSKTGELMARVNNDVVGSQQAITNTLPSVISNSLALVATLGIMLALEWRLTVLGVVILPLFILPARRVGDLLRRVTRESMALNGQMNGMMNETLNVSGALLVKLFGREREENRRFSERAGRIRDVGIRQALIGRWFFLGIGLVSSIGTAMVFWTGGYLVLTDGLTIGTVVAFGAYLGQLYGPIAALTNARVELVTSLVSFERVFEVLDLPLEIEEQSNALELTRVRGEIRFEDVSFTYGAATGNGLTAVERIGTRFAEPPPALRSAAAAPASTNGHGPAPAMPTAPVSAAGNGAPDEAAQRWALRHVSFTAQPGQLVALVGPSGAGKTTITYLLPRLYDPTEGRVLLDGHDLRTLSTASLVAQIGMVTQETHLFHDTIRANLLYARPDASQAEIEAACIAANIHPLIAGLPDGYDTLVGERGYRLSGGEKQRLAIARVLLKNPSILVLDEATAHLDSQSEALIQQALDGAMRGRTSLVIAHRLSTILAADQILVMEGGQIAERGTHAELLAAGGLYARLYETQFRAAPILDADPEEIAATAAEAP from the coding sequence ATGATGGGTGGCGGTGGCTGGTGGCAGTATCTCCACCAGGACGAGCATGCAAAGGGCGCAGCCATCGACCGCTCGGTGCTGCGGCGCGTGGCCGGCTACGCCCGGCCATACCAGGGGCGCATCGCCCTGATGCTGCTGACGATCCTGGCGATCACCGGCCTGACGCTGGTGCCGCCGCTCCTGATGCGGGCGCTCATCGACGAGGCGTTGCCCAACCGCGACTTCTGGCAGCTCAACCTGCTGGCGGCGGGGATGGTGCTGGTGCCACTGCTCAACGGGCTGGTGAGCGTCCTTCAGCGCTGGGTCAGCTCGCAGATCGGCGAGGGGATCATCTTCGACCTGCGCTGCGCCGTCTTCGCCCACCTCCAACGGCAGTCGCTCCGCTTCTTCACCCAGAGTAAGACCGGCGAGCTGATGGCGCGCGTCAACAACGACGTGGTCGGATCGCAGCAGGCGATCACCAACACGCTGCCCAGCGTCATCTCGAACTCGCTGGCGCTCGTCGCGACCCTCGGGATCATGCTGGCGCTCGAATGGCGGCTGACCGTCCTCGGCGTCGTGATCCTGCCGCTGTTCATCCTGCCGGCGCGGCGGGTCGGCGATCTGCTGCGGCGGGTCACCCGTGAGAGCATGGCCCTGAACGGCCAGATGAACGGCATGATGAACGAGACGCTCAACGTCAGCGGGGCGCTGCTGGTCAAGCTGTTCGGGCGGGAGCGCGAGGAGAACCGGCGCTTCTCGGAGCGGGCCGGGCGCATCCGCGACGTCGGCATCAGGCAGGCGCTGATCGGCCGCTGGTTCTTCCTGGGCATCGGGCTGGTCAGCTCGATTGGCACGGCGATGGTGTTCTGGACGGGCGGCTACCTTGTGCTGACGGACGGCCTGACCATCGGGACGGTCGTCGCGTTCGGGGCGTACCTCGGGCAGTTGTACGGGCCAATCGCGGCGTTGACGAACGCGCGCGTCGAGCTGGTGACCTCGCTGGTCAGCTTCGAGCGGGTGTTCGAGGTGCTGGATCTGCCGCTGGAGATCGAGGAGCAGTCGAACGCGCTGGAACTGACCCGGGTGCGTGGCGAGATCCGCTTCGAGGACGTCTCCTTCACCTACGGGGCGGCCACCGGCAACGGGCTGACCGCCGTCGAGCGGATCGGGACGCGGTTCGCGGAGCCGCCGCCGGCGCTGCGCAGCGCGGCTGCCGCCCCGGCGAGCACCAACGGCCACGGCCCGGCGCCCGCCATGCCCACAGCCCCGGTGTCGGCCGCGGGCAACGGCGCACCCGACGAGGCAGCGCAGCGCTGGGCGCTCCGGCACGTCTCGTTCACGGCGCAGCCGGGTCAACTGGTGGCGCTGGTCGGGCCGAGCGGCGCGGGCAAGACGACCATCACCTACCTGCTGCCCCGCCTCTACGACCCGACTGAGGGCCGGGTCCTGCTGGACGGCCACGATCTCCGCACCCTCAGCACGGCCTCGCTGGTGGCGCAGATCGGGATGGTCACCCAGGAGACGCACCTCTTCCACGACACGATCCGCGCCAATCTGCTCTATGCGCGCCCTGACGCGTCCCAGGCGGAGATCGAGGCCGCCTGCATCGCCGCCAACATCCACCCGCTGATCGCGGGGCTGCCAGACGGCTACGACACGCTGGTCGGCGAGCGCGGCTACCGCCTCTCCGGCGGCGAGAAGCAGCGGCTGGCCATCGCGCGGGTGCTGCTCAAGAACCCGAGTATCCTGGTGTTGGACGAGGCGACCGCGCACCTGGACTCGCAGTCTGAGGCGCTGATCCAGCAGGCGCTGGATGGGGCGATGCGTGGCCGGACCAGCCTGGTCATCGCGCACCGGCTGAGCACGATCCTGGCCGCCGATCAGATCCTGGTGATGGAGGGCGGGCAGATCGCGGAGCGGGGGACGCACGCCGAATTGCTGGCGGCCGGCGGTCTGTACGCCCGCCTGTACGAGACGCAATTTCGGGCCGCGCCGATCCTCGACGCCGACCCCGAGGAGATCGCCGCAACAGCAGCAGAAGCCCCGTAG